A portion of the Macaca mulatta isolate MMU2019108-1 chromosome 2, T2T-MMU8v2.0, whole genome shotgun sequence genome contains these proteins:
- the TMEM108 gene encoding transmembrane protein 108 isoform X1 — MKRSLQALYCQLLSFLLILALTEALAFAVQEPSPRESLQVLPSGTPPGTMVTAPHSSTRRTSVVMLTPNPDGPPSQAAAPMKTPTPRTEGHPPAHTISSIAATVTAPHSESSLSTRPAPAATTTTSSNPEGRSPGQAAPTILLTKPPGATSRPTTAPARTTTRRPPRPPGSSRKGAGNSSRPVPPAPGGHSRSKEGQRGRNPSSTPLGQKRPLGKIFQIYKGNFTASVEPDPSTLTPRTPRWGNSTSPQPHTVAATTVPSNTSWAPPTTSLGPAEDKPGLRRAAQGGGSTFTSQGGTPDATAASGALVSPQPAPVPSQRPHRGDPQDGPSHSDSWLTVTPGANRPLSASSGVFTAATGPTPAAFNTSVSAPSQGIPQGASTTPQAPTHPPGVSESTISGAKEETAATLTMTNRVPSPLSTVVSTATGNFLNRLVPAGTWKPGTAGNISHVAEGDKPQHRATICLSKMDIAWVILAISVPISSCSVLLTVCCMKRKKKTANPENNLSYWNNAITMDYFNRHAVELPREIQSLETSEDQLSEPRSPANGDYRDTGMVLVNPFCQETLFVGNDQVSEI; from the exons GTTTCCTGCTGATTTTGGCACTGACCGAAGCGCTGGCATTTGCCGTCCAGGAGCCATCTCCCAGGGAATCTCTTCAGGTCCTCCCTTCAGGCACTCCCCCGGGAACCATGGTGACAGCACCCCACAGCTCTACCAGACGTACTTCTGTGGTGATGCTGACCCCCAATCCTGATGGACCCCCCTCACAGGCTGCAGCTCCCATGAAAACACCGACACCCCGTACAGAGGGGCACCCTCCTGCACACACCATCTCCAGCATCGCTGCGACAGTAACCGCCCCCCATTCTGAAAGCTCCCTGTCCACAAGGCCCGCTCCAGCGGCCACGACAACCACATCCTCCAACCCGGAGGGCCGCTCTCCAGGCCAGGCTGCCCCCACCATCCTGCTGACAAAGCCTCCAGGGGCCACCAGCCGCCCCACCACAGCGCCCGCCCGCACTACCACACGCAGGCCCCCCAGGCCCCCAGGCTCTTCCCGAAAAGGGGCTGGTAATTCATCACGCCCTGTCCCGCCTGCACCTGGTGGCCACTCCAGGAGTAAAGAAGGACAGCGGGGACGAAATCCAAGTTCCACACCTCTGGGGCAGAAGCGGCCCCTGGGGAAAATCTTTCAGATATACAAGGGCAACTTCACAGCATCTGTGGAACCAGACCCCTCTACCCTCACCCCCAGGACCCCACGCTGGGGCAACTCCACTTCACCACAGCCCCACACAGTGGCTGCGACCACAGTGCCCAGCAATACCTCATGGGCACCCCCTACCACCTCCCTGGGGCCTGCAGAGGACAAGCCAGGCCTTCGCAGAGCAGCCCAGGGGGGTGGTTCTACCTTCACCAGCCAAGGAGGGACACCAGATGCCACAGCAGCCTCAGGTGCCCTTGTCAGTCCACAACCTGCCCCAGTGCCTTCTCAGCGCCCCCACCGCGGTGACCCACAGGACGGCCCCAGCCATAGTGACTCTTGGCTTACTGTCACTCCTGGTGCCAACAGACCTCTGTCTGCCAGCTCTGGGGTCTTCACAGCTGCCACGGGGCCCACCCCAGCTGCCTTCAATACCAGTGTCTCAGCCCCTTCCCAGGGGATTCCTCAGGGAGCATCCACAACCCCACAAGCTCCAACCCATCCCCCCGGGGTCTCAGAAAGCACTATTTCTGGAGCCAAGGAGGAGACTGCGGCCACCCTCACCATGACCAACAGGGTGCCCAGTCCTCTCTCCACGGTGGTATCCACAGCCACAGGCAACTTCCTCAACCGCCTGGTCCCCGCCGGGACCTGGAAGCCTGGGACAGCAGGGAACATCTCCCATGTGGCCGAGGGGGATAAACCCCAGCACAGAGCCACCATCTGCCTGAGCAAGATGGATATCGCCTGGGTGATCCTGGCCATCAGCGTGCCCATCTCCTCCTGCT CTGTCCTGCTGACGGTGTGCTgcatgaagaggaagaagaagaccGCCAACCCAGAGAACAACCTGAGCTACTGGAACAACGCCATCACCATGGACTACTTCAACAGGCATGCAGTGGAGCTGCCCAGGGAGATCCAGTCCCTTGAAACCTCTGAG gACCAGCTCTCAGAGCCCCGCTCCCCAGCCAATGGCGACTATAGAGACACTGGGATGGTTCTTGTTAACCCCTTCTGTCAAGAAACACTGTTTGTGGGAAACGATCAAGTATCTGAGATCTAA
- the TMEM108 gene encoding transmembrane protein 108 precursor (The RefSeq protein has 2 substitutions compared to this genomic sequence) has translation MKRSLQALYCQLLSFLLILALTEALAFAVQEPSPRESLQVLPSGTPPGTMVTAPHSSTRRTSVVMLTPNPDGPPSQAAAPMKTPTPRTEGHPPAHTISSIAATVTAPHSESSLSTRPAPAATTTTSSNPEGRSPGQAAPTILLTKPPGATSRPTTAPARTTTRRPPRPPGSSRKGAGNSSRPVPPAPGGHSRSKEGQRGRNPSSTPLGQKRPLGKIFQIYKGNFTASVEPDPSTLTPRTPLWGNSTSPQPHTVAATTVPSNTSWAPPTTSLGPAEDKPGLRRAAQGGGSTFTSQGGTPDATAASGALVSPQPAPVPSQRPHRGDPQDGPSHSDSWLTVTPGTNRPLSASSGVFTAATGPTPAAFNTSVSAPSQGIPQGASTTPQAPTHPPGVSESTISGAKEETAATLTMTNRVPSPLSTVVSTATGNFLNRLVPAGTWKPGTAGNISHVAEGDKPQHRATICLSKMDIAWVILAISVPISSCSVLLTVCCMKRKKKTANPENNLSYWNNAITMDYFNRHAVELPREIQSLETSEDQLSEPRSPANGDYRDTGMVLVNPFCQETLFVGNDQVSEI, from the exons GTTTCCTGCTGATTTTGGCACTGACCGAAGCGCTGGCATTTGCCGTCCAGGAGCCATCTCCCAGGGAATCTCTTCAGGTCCTCCCTTCAGGCACTCCCCCGGGAACCATGGTGACAGCACCCCACAGCTCTACCAGACGTACTTCTGTGGTGATGCTGACCCCCAATCCTGATGGACCCCCCTCACAGGCTGCAGCTCCCATGAAAACACCGACACCCCGTACAGAGGGGCACCCTCCTGCACACACCATCTCCAGCATCGCTGCGACAGTAACCGCCCCCCATTCTGAAAGCTCCCTGTCCACAAGGCCCGCTCCAGCGGCCACGACAACCACATCCTCCAACCCGGAGGGCCGCTCTCCAGGCCAGGCTGCCCCCACCATCCTGCTGACAAAGCCTCCAGGGGCCACCAGCCGCCCCACCACAGCGCCCGCCCGCACTACCACACGCAGGCCCCCCAGGCCCCCAGGCTCTTCCCGAAAAGGGGCTGGTAATTCATCACGCCCTGTCCCGCCTGCACCTGGTGGCCACTCCAGGAGTAAAGAAGGACAGCGGGGACGAAATCCAAGTTCCACACCTCTGGGGCAGAAGCGGCCCCTGGGGAAAATCTTTCAGATATACAAGGGCAACTTCACAGCATCTGTGGAACCAGACCCCTCTACCCTCACCCCCAGGACCCCACGCTGGGGCAACTCCACTTCACCACAGCCCCACACAGTGGCTGCGACCACAGTGCCCAGCAATACCTCATGGGCACCCCCTACCACCTCCCTGGGGCCTGCAGAGGACAAGCCAGGCCTTCGCAGAGCAGCCCAGGGGGGTGGTTCTACCTTCACCAGCCAAGGAGGGACACCAGATGCCACAGCAGCCTCAGGTGCCCTTGTCAGTCCACAACCTGCCCCAGTGCCTTCTCAGCGCCCCCACCGCGGTGACCCACAGGACGGCCCCAGCCATAGTGACTCTTGGCTTACTGTCACTCCTGGTGCCAACAGACCTCTGTCTGCCAGCTCTGGGGTCTTCACAGCTGCCACGGGGCCCACCCCAGCTGCCTTCAATACCAGTGTCTCAGCCCCTTCCCAGGGGATTCCTCAGGGAGCATCCACAACCCCACAAGCTCCAACCCATCCCCCCGGGGTCTCAGAAAGCACTATTTCTGGAGCCAAGGAGGAGACTGCGGCCACCCTCACCATGACCAACAGGGTGCCCAGTCCTCTCTCCACGGTGGTATCCACAGCCACAGGCAACTTCCTCAACCGCCTGGTCCCCGCCGGGACCTGGAAGCCTGGGACAGCAGGGAACATCTCCCATGTGGCCGAGGGGGATAAACCCCAGCACAGAGCCACCATCTGCCTGAGCAAGATGGATATCGCCTGGGTGATCCTGGCCATCAGCGTGCCCATCTCCTCCTGCT CTGTCCTGCTGACGGTGTGCTgcatgaagaggaagaagaagaccGCCAACCCAGAGAACAACCTGAGCTACTGGAACAACGCCATCACCATGGACTACTTCAACAGGCATGCAGTGGAGCTGCCCAGGGAGATCCAGTCCCTTGAAACCTCTGAG gACCAGCTCTCAGAGCCCCGCTCCCCAGCCAATGGCGACTATAGAGACACTGGGATGGTTCTTGTTAACCCCTTCTGTCAAGAAACACTGTTTGTGGGAAACGATCAAGTATCTGAGATCTAA